A genome region from Nitrospira sp. includes the following:
- a CDS encoding AraC family transcriptional regulator, whose product MTIKKTGQTAKTDTNAGLETTRTLLGNSIAQWTECGDQLTTAIQGLSLYRREEPTRPVSYLCEPSICVIAQGSKRVVLGDEVYDYDARHVFITSVDLPAIVQVTRASREEPYLSLLLQLNLHELSQLVVETRLPPPRTQPSSRAMAIGEATVPLLRAFQRLVALLDEPQDIPILAPIVEREILYRLLVSGQGALLRQIAAAGSHSRQIARAISWLKGHFTESFRVDALADEANMSLSTFHHHFRTVTSMSPLQYQKWLRLNEARRLMLTERLDATTAAFQVGYESPSQFSREYSRSFGAPPLRDIASLRLVAGDAAM is encoded by the coding sequence GTGACGATCAAGAAGACAGGACAGACGGCAAAGACCGACACGAACGCAGGCCTGGAGACCACGCGTACCCTGCTTGGGAACAGTATTGCCCAATGGACCGAGTGTGGAGATCAACTCACGACCGCGATTCAGGGATTGTCCCTCTACCGGCGTGAGGAACCAACGCGGCCGGTCAGTTATCTGTGTGAGCCGAGTATCTGTGTGATCGCGCAAGGGAGCAAGCGCGTCGTGCTCGGCGATGAGGTCTATGATTATGACGCACGGCATGTCTTCATCACCTCCGTGGATCTCCCCGCGATCGTGCAGGTGACCAGGGCGAGCCGGGAGGAGCCGTACCTCAGCCTGCTCTTACAACTGAATCTTCACGAACTGTCACAGTTGGTGGTCGAGACCCGGCTTCCTCCGCCGCGGACACAACCGTCGAGCCGTGCTATGGCTATCGGTGAAGCCACGGTGCCGCTGCTCAGGGCCTTTCAACGGCTGGTTGCGTTGCTGGACGAGCCCCAGGATATTCCGATCTTGGCGCCGATCGTCGAACGGGAGATTCTGTATCGGTTGCTGGTGAGCGGGCAGGGGGCGCTCTTGCGTCAGATCGCGGCGGCGGGGAGTCACAGTCGACAGATTGCGCGGGCCATCAGCTGGCTGAAGGGTCATTTTACGGAATCGTTCCGGGTCGATGCCCTCGCCGATGAGGCCAACATGAGTCTCTCCACCTTTCATCATCATTTTCGCACGGTGACCAGCATGAGCCCGCTGCAGTATCAGAAATGGTTGCGGCTGAACGAAGCGCGGCGGTTGATGCTCACAGAACGGCTGGATGCCACCACTGCCGCCTTTCAGGTCGGGTATGAAAGCCCTTCCCAATTCAGCAGGGAATACAGTCGCTCATTCGGCGCGCCCCCGCTGCGCGATATCGCCTCCCTGCGGCTCGTCGCGGGCGATGCCGCCATGTGA
- a CDS encoding alpha/beta hydrolase: MSRMSTERMGKALEQLKTISQEDYAKVKGLAAIVRPLRSVLFKTPDDCGMTGWKDLVIPSDDGTPLEAWYIPAKGGESKKLVIFNHALPMCRAGFPGHLGEPWSLYDAVEIDFVIQYKHLTDAGYNVLTYDIRNHGNSSAANGGLSGIGQWEWRDCVGVKTYVDNHPTLSKMQVGLYSQCMGGNSQYHAIHRRPDLFANVRCMVSPMVVSMAAIYDAFSELQGVRQYQELIDLELLKMGAFVAAEMTPHLWAASVTMPVLMVQVLKDSWTRNPEDAQKTFDLLGSKEKELLWIENTTRRFKDGYNYFGRHPEKVLAFFGKHMK; this comes from the coding sequence ATGAGCAGAATGTCGACAGAACGAATGGGCAAGGCCTTGGAGCAACTCAAAACCATTTCCCAGGAAGATTACGCGAAAGTGAAGGGACTGGCAGCCATCGTCAGGCCGCTACGAAGCGTCCTCTTCAAGACTCCTGACGATTGCGGCATGACCGGCTGGAAGGATCTCGTCATCCCCTCCGACGACGGCACCCCGCTGGAAGCCTGGTACATCCCGGCGAAGGGCGGCGAGAGTAAGAAGCTCGTCATCTTCAATCACGCGTTGCCGATGTGTCGCGCAGGTTTCCCCGGACATCTGGGTGAGCCGTGGAGCCTGTATGACGCGGTCGAGATCGACTTTGTGATCCAGTACAAGCATCTGACCGATGCCGGCTACAACGTGCTCACCTATGACATCCGCAATCACGGCAACAGCAGCGCGGCCAACGGCGGTCTGAGCGGCATCGGACAATGGGAATGGCGCGACTGCGTCGGCGTGAAGACATATGTGGATAACCACCCGACGCTCAGCAAGATGCAGGTGGGACTCTACAGCCAGTGCATGGGCGGCAACTCACAATATCATGCCATTCACCGACGCCCCGACCTGTTTGCAAACGTGCGCTGCATGGTGAGTCCAATGGTCGTCTCCATGGCAGCGATCTACGATGCCTTCTCGGAGTTGCAGGGCGTGAGGCAGTATCAAGAGTTGATCGATCTGGAGCTGCTCAAGATGGGCGCGTTTGTTGCCGCCGAAATGACCCCGCATCTGTGGGCCGCCAGCGTCACGATGCCGGTGCTGATGGTACAGGTACTGAAAGACTCTTGGACGAGAAATCCTGAAGATGCGCAAAAGACCTTCGACCTATTGGGCAGCAAGGAGAAGGAATTACTCTGGATCGAGAACACCACAAGACGCTTCAAGGATGGATACAATTATTTCGGCAGGCATCCGGAAAAAGTCCTCGCCTTCTTCGGCAAACATATGAAGTAA
- the tmpT gene encoding thiopurine S-methyltransferase — MMDAQFWHDRWAKNEIGFHKSEANPFLVKYVHALALRKGNRVFVPLCGKTLDIPWLLSNGYRIAGSELSALAIDQLFSGLGVTPTITKNGRIAHYYANNIDIFVGDLFDVTRTMLGPVDAIYDRAALVALPDTIRSRYTAHLTDITNHAPQLLICYEYDQRAAEGPPFSISHEEVRRHYADQYQLTLLTSEEVPGGLKGKCAATEHVWLLQQN; from the coding sequence ATGATGGATGCACAATTTTGGCATGACAGGTGGGCCAAGAATGAGATTGGCTTCCACAAGAGTGAAGCCAACCCGTTCCTGGTGAAGTATGTTCATGCGCTGGCGTTGAGAAAAGGCAACCGGGTTTTTGTCCCCTTGTGCGGCAAGACGCTGGATATCCCGTGGTTGCTGTCTAACGGCTACCGCATTGCCGGATCGGAACTGAGCGCACTCGCCATCGACCAACTGTTCTCGGGCCTCGGGGTGACACCAACCATCACAAAGAACGGTCGCATCGCTCACTACTACGCGAACAACATCGACATCTTTGTCGGCGATCTCTTTGATGTGACGAGAACAATGCTGGGTCCGGTGGATGCGATCTATGACAGGGCCGCCCTGGTCGCCCTTCCGGACACCATACGCAGCCGCTACACCGCACACCTCACGGACATCACCAATCACGCACCGCAGCTGCTCATTTGTTATGAGTATGACCAACGCGCGGCAGAAGGCCCTCCCTTCTCAATCAGCCACGAGGAGGTCCGCCGACATTATGCGGATCAGTACCAACTCACGCTCCTCACCAGCGAAGAGGTGCCCGGTGGACTGAAGGGAAAATGTGCGGCGACCGAACACGTGTGGCTGCTACAACAGAACTGA
- a CDS encoding response regulator encodes MMRRVVFVDDAPEILKHLQRTLAPMQAEWAMAFFPSATAALAAIRETPCDVVVSDMTMPGMDGAQFLGEVRKVCPQATRIILSGDQSPANYLRSASVAHRFLQKPFDVATLKATIEKAEALRDVLANPALRSLANEIKTLPSLPSIYQELMKEMQAPQASLKKASRIVAKDLGMVTKILQLVNSAFFGLRTRVSDPEQAVALLGFDTIKSLVLSSQVFAQFDQTKLPSFSLDDLWRHAMQVGTCARRIAKEAGASQQVMDEAFTAALLHDVGVLVLVANKPDDYARVLELMQTKQIPDWEAEREVFGADHAHVGAYLLGIWGLGDGIVEAVAYHHHPADYKGSGFCAVTAVHVANAMAEAQTRSGENPTEVSGLDEHYLAREQFLPQLPRWRDLCVAA; translated from the coding sequence ATGATGCGACGTGTAGTCTTTGTGGACGATGCGCCGGAGATCTTGAAGCATCTGCAACGGACCTTGGCTCCGATGCAGGCTGAATGGGCAATGGCGTTTTTTCCCTCCGCCACGGCCGCACTGGCCGCCATCCGTGAGACCCCGTGCGATGTGGTGGTGTCGGATATGACGATGCCGGGGATGGACGGCGCGCAATTTCTCGGCGAGGTGCGCAAGGTCTGTCCGCAGGCGACCCGCATTATCCTCTCCGGAGACCAGAGCCCTGCCAATTATCTGCGCTCTGCCTCAGTCGCCCATCGGTTTCTTCAAAAGCCATTCGATGTCGCCACGCTGAAAGCGACGATTGAGAAGGCGGAAGCATTACGGGACGTGCTGGCCAATCCCGCGCTGCGCAGTCTGGCGAACGAAATTAAGACGCTGCCGAGCCTCCCGTCGATCTACCAGGAATTGATGAAGGAAATGCAGGCCCCGCAGGCTTCGCTGAAGAAGGCGTCCCGCATCGTGGCCAAAGATCTCGGCATGGTCACGAAGATCTTGCAGTTGGTAAATTCCGCCTTTTTCGGTCTCCGTACCCGCGTATCCGATCCCGAGCAGGCGGTGGCTCTGTTGGGTTTCGATACGATCAAGTCGCTCGTACTCTCCAGCCAGGTGTTTGCGCAGTTCGATCAGACGAAGCTGCCGTCGTTTTCGCTGGATGACTTGTGGCGGCACGCGATGCAGGTCGGCACGTGCGCGCGCCGGATTGCGAAGGAAGCCGGGGCGAGCCAGCAGGTCATGGACGAAGCGTTTACCGCTGCCTTGCTCCACGATGTGGGAGTGTTGGTACTGGTGGCGAATAAGCCTGACGACTACGCGCGCGTGCTGGAATTGATGCAGACGAAACAGATACCCGATTGGGAAGCCGAGCGGGAGGTGTTCGGGGCCGATCATGCCCATGTCGGAGCGTATCTGCTTGGAATCTGGGGACTCGGCGACGGCATTGTGGAGGCGGTGGCCTATCATCACCATCCTGCCGACTATAAGGGATCCGGGTTCTGTGCCGTGACTGCCGTGCATGTGGCGAATGCTATGGCTGAGGCCCAGACCCGCTCCGGGGAAAATCCGACCGAAGTATCCGGTCTCGATGAACACTATCTGGCACGTGAGCAGTTTCTCCCTCAGCTTCCGCGATGGCGCGATCTGTGTGTCGCCGCGTGA
- a CDS encoding CHAT domain-containing protein gives MTRQTRSLLLLFVLIALGIYYVQESRVTSEVQSRPIVSAGPGPVVVDQPASLELDDAFKANILHYIDGVSVVPAEDNIAHAIQLDHAVGRPQISRGEYREAYRTYQQVLAISYRHANLMGIGIALTIMADVAHRAKNLDEALLTALLAYKVAEQMKSPEEMGVVELLFARMLHDRDPGVSVMWLLRAREHLQASRYREDYVRALPSLAGSLTHLGDHEGATKLYAEAWEESQRLGNEPTHQWTKSEAANGYATDLARADRHEQAIAVLQRAQTFFTPSEKPTDRYTGVLRRLAYSYAALKNTEEAGRYYHSAYANYELTRANEPGEDAKARLDTEHAEFINDFVRYSVRTGSLAASLALLESNKARTLQDIFEDPSYKQRQEEWTAMERRQAKEGIEFWERPGDDLLPMAGADRARDYTEMRRRHDHERRQLQVTLQLKELVAMGSLSAEHIGEIQRGIPTDTALISFLFSHEEVSAFVLSKAGIRHIPLLADGEECRRMIQQLRLTLTNPHNDLYREPAQWLFAHLLQPIVKVIPNTIKTLVYSPDGLLSRIPLEALMDGGHFVAESYEIYRVPSLRYATALHTLKARPVQYGIACVDPDISGARLPFQQETGDLLRQLYGAHVTALVGKECSESRLVQAIQGTRHPSFLHIGAHGTFYPARAMESAIWLSSENGHRVRAQNWNANAIATVAMSEVELVTLSSCETGLTDPAVPRDVFGLERAFFFAGAKTVVAPLWAVNDRATAEFMSVFHKAYHRNIPAISALKHAQRTLLQTRAHRHPFYWAAFVFTGAAR, from the coding sequence ATGACTCGTCAGACGAGAAGTCTGTTGTTGCTGTTCGTGTTGATCGCACTGGGCATCTATTACGTCCAAGAATCACGGGTGACGAGTGAGGTTCAATCCAGACCGATCGTTTCAGCCGGCCCGGGACCGGTGGTGGTGGACCAACCTGCCTCCCTTGAGCTGGATGACGCGTTCAAGGCCAATATTCTTCACTATATAGACGGCGTTTCCGTCGTGCCTGCGGAAGACAATATCGCGCATGCCATTCAGTTAGACCATGCGGTGGGCCGCCCGCAAATTTCGCGCGGAGAATATCGAGAAGCCTATCGTACCTACCAGCAAGTCCTCGCGATCAGCTATCGACATGCGAATCTCATGGGGATCGGGATCGCATTGACCATCATGGCCGATGTCGCCCATCGCGCAAAGAATCTCGATGAAGCACTGTTGACCGCCTTACTTGCGTACAAGGTGGCAGAGCAGATGAAAAGTCCTGAAGAAATGGGAGTGGTCGAACTGCTGTTTGCGAGAATGTTGCACGACCGGGACCCCGGTGTGTCGGTGATGTGGCTTCTTCGTGCGCGGGAACATCTTCAAGCCAGCCGCTATCGAGAAGACTATGTCCGTGCGCTTCCATCCCTTGCCGGTAGCCTGACCCACCTGGGCGATCATGAGGGCGCCACAAAGTTGTATGCGGAGGCCTGGGAGGAAAGCCAACGGCTCGGAAACGAGCCTACCCATCAGTGGACAAAATCCGAGGCCGCCAACGGGTATGCGACCGATCTGGCCCGCGCCGATCGGCACGAACAGGCCATTGCGGTCTTGCAGCGTGCCCAAACATTCTTCACGCCGTCGGAAAAACCCACCGATCGTTATACGGGTGTCCTCCGCAGGCTGGCCTACTCCTATGCAGCGCTGAAGAATACCGAGGAGGCCGGGCGGTACTATCATTCCGCGTATGCGAACTATGAGTTGACGCGAGCGAATGAGCCGGGAGAGGACGCCAAAGCGAGACTGGATACGGAGCACGCGGAGTTCATCAATGATTTTGTCAGGTACTCTGTGCGAACCGGAAGCCTTGCGGCTTCGCTGGCGTTGTTAGAATCGAATAAGGCGCGGACGCTCCAGGATATCTTCGAGGATCCGTCCTATAAACAGAGGCAGGAAGAGTGGACGGCGATGGAGCGACGGCAGGCCAAAGAAGGTATCGAATTCTGGGAACGTCCGGGGGATGATTTATTGCCGATGGCGGGAGCAGACCGAGCTCGTGATTACACCGAGATGCGTCGGAGGCATGATCATGAGCGGCGACAATTGCAGGTGACGCTTCAACTCAAGGAACTGGTGGCCATGGGGAGCCTGTCCGCAGAACACATCGGAGAGATTCAACGTGGAATACCGACCGACACGGCCCTGATATCTTTCTTGTTCAGTCACGAGGAGGTGTCGGCGTTTGTGTTGAGCAAGGCAGGAATTCGCCATATTCCGTTGCTCGCTGACGGGGAGGAATGCCGGCGAATGATCCAGCAGCTTCGCCTCACGCTTACGAACCCTCACAACGACCTGTATCGCGAGCCGGCTCAATGGCTGTTTGCGCATCTGCTTCAACCGATCGTAAAAGTGATTCCCAACACGATCAAGACGTTGGTCTATAGCCCTGACGGGCTCCTCTCCCGCATCCCGTTGGAGGCGCTCATGGATGGCGGGCATTTTGTCGCTGAATCATACGAGATCTATCGGGTTCCCTCGCTGCGGTATGCCACGGCGCTTCATACGCTCAAGGCGAGGCCGGTACAGTATGGCATTGCCTGTGTGGATCCGGACATCTCCGGTGCTCGCCTGCCTTTTCAGCAGGAGACAGGGGACTTGCTCAGGCAATTGTATGGTGCCCACGTGACGGCGCTGGTCGGGAAAGAGTGCTCGGAAAGCCGGTTGGTACAAGCCATTCAAGGGACACGACATCCGTCGTTTCTTCACATTGGCGCGCATGGGACGTTTTATCCTGCCCGTGCGATGGAGTCAGCGATCTGGCTGTCGTCGGAAAACGGACATCGCGTCCGCGCACAGAACTGGAATGCCAATGCCATTGCGACGGTGGCAATGAGCGAGGTGGAACTCGTCACGTTGAGTAGTTGCGAGACAGGGCTGACCGATCCGGCTGTTCCTCGGGATGTATTCGGACTGGAGCGAGCGTTCTTCTTTGCAGGGGCGAAAACGGTCGTGGCTCCGCTCTGGGCCGTGAACGATCGGGCGACGGCGGAGTTCATGAGCGTGTTTCACAAGGCCTACCATCGAAACATACCGGCGATTTCTGCCCTCAAACACGCGCAACGAACACTTCTGCAGACGCGGGCTCACCGGCACCCCTTCTATTGGGCCGCGTTTGTGTTCACGGGAGCGGCACGATGA